In Thermococcus profundus, the genomic stretch CTTCATCAACGGGAGGAAGTCTCTTCACGATGCATGAATCCGGATAGTCCCCGGATTTAATGGCATTTATAACATCCGGAAGCTCACCAGTTTTCTCAAAGCGCTCTATCTCCTCTTTGCTAACGGGGACAGGCTTCATAGAATAGCAGAGCGTCTCTTCATCGTGGTACATGATGTAGGTGCCGTCCTGAAGGAAGAGGAACGCTATCCTCTCTCTGGGAAGATCGAATAAGTATCCGGAGCGGCTCTTCTTAACCCCGTACATGTCACACCCACCGATAGAACTTCAGAATGAGGGCTTATAAAAATCTCTGGCCAGAAAAGAGAAGTGAAAGGGGGCATCACATACCCATGTCCATGCCGCCCATTCCACCCATACCGCCCATGCCGCCGGGCATTCCGCCGCCCTGGCCGCCTTCGGGCTTGCTGGCCTTCGCCGCTATGACGTCGTCGATTCTGAGGATCATTATGGCAGCCTCACTGGCGCTCTTGATGGCCTGCTTGGTGACGCGGAGCGGTGCTATTATTCCGCGCTCGAGCATGTCGGCCGGCTCGCCGGCGAAGACGTCGATGCCTATTCCGAGGCCCTTGTTCTTGTGCTCGCTGATGACCTTGACGAGGACGTCAACTGTGTCGAGACCGGCGTTCTCGGCGAGGGTCTTCGGGATTATCTTGAGGGCCTCTGCAAAGTTCTCGATGGCTAGGGCCTCTTTTCCTCCGACCTGCTTGGCGTACTCGTCGAGCCTTATGCTGAGCTCAATCTCAGGGGCACCGCCGGCCGGAAGAACGGCGCCGTCCTCCATGACGTCCTTGACGACCTTGAGAGCATCCTCAAGGGCCCTCTCAACCTCATCGATGACGTGCTCGGTTCCACCGCGGATGAGTATGGTTACCGCCTTCGGGTTCTTGCAGCCCTCAACGAATATCATGCTCTCGCCGGCTATCTTACGCTCCTCAACGAGCTCGGCCTCTCCAAGGTCGTCGCTGGTGAGGTCCTTCACGTTGGTTACTATCTTCGCTCCAGTGGCCTTGGCGAGCTTCTCCATGTCGCTCTTCTTGACGCGCCTGACGGCGAGGATGCCCTTCTTGGCGAGGTAGTGCTGGGCTAGGTCATCAATGCCCTTCTGGACGAACACGACGTTGGCGCCGGTCTCGGCGATGTGGTCAACCATGTCCTTGAGCATCTTCTCCTCCTGCTCGAGGAAGCTCATGAGCTGGTCCGGGCTGGTGATGTTTATCTTGGCGTCCGTCTCGGTCTTCTTGACTTCAAGGGCCTCGTTGATGAGGGCTATCTTAGCGTTCTCAACCCTGGTAGGCATCCTCGGGTGGACGCGCTCCTTGTCGATGACGACGCCCCTAACGAGCTCGCTCTCCTCAACGCTCTCGCCGGCCTTCTTCTCGATCTTGATGTTGTCGATGTCAACGGTATATTTTCCGTCCTTCTTCTCGGCGACCTGCTTAACTGCCTCAACGGCGAGCTTTGCGAAGAGCTCCTTGTGGCTCTCGGCGTTCTTGCCGGTTATTGAGGTCATGGCTATCTTCATGAGGGTCTCATCGTCGTCGGGGTTGACCTTGATAGCTATCTCGTCGAGTATCT encodes the following:
- the thsB gene encoding thermosome subunit beta yields the protein MAQLSGQPVVILPEGTQRYVGRDAQRLNILAARIIAETVRTTLGPKGMDKMLVDSLGDVVVTNDGATILDRIDLQHPAAKMMVEVAKTQDKEAGDGTTTAVVIAGELLRKAEELLDQNIHPSIIVKGYTMAAEKAQEILDEIAIKVNPDDDETLMKIAMTSITGKNAESHKELFAKLAVEAVKQVAEKKDGKYTVDIDNIKIEKKAGESVEESELVRGVVIDKERVHPRMPTRVENAKIALINEALEVKKTETDAKINITSPDQLMSFLEQEEKMLKDMVDHIAETGANVVFVQKGIDDLAQHYLAKKGILAVRRVKKSDMEKLAKATGAKIVTNVKDLTSDDLGEAELVEERKIAGESMIFVEGCKNPKAVTILIRGGTEHVIDEVERALEDALKVVKDVMEDGAVLPAGGAPEIELSIRLDEYAKQVGGKEALAIENFAEALKIIPKTLAENAGLDTVDVLVKVISEHKNKGLGIGIDVFAGEPADMLERGIIAPLRVTKQAIKSASEAAIMILRIDDVIAAKASKPEGGQGGGMPGGMGGMGGMGGMDMGM